A region of the Flintibacter sp. KGMB00164 genome:
TCTCCCCAGTGCAGGGGCCGCTCCAGACGGTACCACACCCGGGTAAGCATCCAGAACGCACCGTAGCGCTTCACAATGATTTCCCGGGTAAACCCGCCGTGTTCTGCGGCCTGGGTAGCCGCCTCCTGCAGGTGTCCCAGCAGAGGTCCCGCCTTGCAGTATCCCCTTCCATCCACATCCCGGGAGTCGATGGGCAGGGTCATCTCATAAAACTGGCTCATTGGTTCTCCTTTCCACGGATCAGCAGCCGCGTTTTGCAGCAGATATCGTCAATATCGTCGGCAGTGCCGGCAGGAATGCGCATCTGGGCTCCGCACTCCTTGCAGATGAGGTCCACCGAGCTGTAATTGACCTGGAAGGTCCAGCTGTGACTGCCGCAGGTGCAGGAGATGCCGTCCCGGGCGGCGATATCCCGGATCTCGGAGAGGACCTCCTCCATGACCATCTCATCCAGGAATACACCCCGCTCCCCGCCTTCGTCCTCCAGCTTATCCAGCGCCTGCTCCAGGCGGGCCGTGGCGGCGTACACCGGCCCTTCCTCGCCCACATAGCAGCAGTCCACCCCCGACTGGGCACAGGAGAAGGCCAGCGCTTTCTCCCTCAGGAAGGCGGTGGACGAACAGGACACCAGATGCTCCCGGCCGCAGTACAGGCAGGGCACCTTCAGCCGCACCCGCTGGGGCAGAAACTCCACGTCCAGCTCAGAGTGGCCGCAGGGACACTGGATGCGGGTGGGCGAGGCGGCCAGCGCGAACACGTCCTTCTCCACGATCACCGACTGGCGGCAGCGGGGACAAATATAGGATAAAAAGCGGGTCTTTTCCTGACTCATACTGGAGTTCCTCCGTTTATCTTCAAATGCTTAATTATTGTATTATACTCCACCTTGTTTTCTTTTTCCAGGGGCAGAGCATAACTTTTCCCATTCTGGAAATCCTAGCACCATCCTTGTTGCGAGGTGGCATCTATGAGCAAGAAAAAGCTGGGACAGCAGACCGTGGCTCTCTCCCATCCTCCCTCTTTTCTGACCTGCGCCAATGTGGTGGGACAGCTGGAGGGACAGGGTCCTCTGGGAAAGACCTTTGATCTCATTGACAGCGACGATACCTTTGGGGAGTCCACCTGGGAAAAGTCGGAGAGCGCCATGCAGAAAAAGGCGCTCACCCTGGCGCTGGACAAGCTGGGACAGGGGGCCTCCACTCTGGACTGGCTGTTTGCCGGGGACCTGCTGAACCAGTGTATCGGGTCCTCCTTTGCCGCCCGGGAGCAGCACATCCCCTTCTTTGGCCTGTACGGGGCCTGCTCCACCATGGGTGAAGGACTGATTTTGGCCTCTATGGCTCTGGACGGAGACTTTGGCCGCCGGGCGGGAGTCATGGCCTCCTCCCACTTCTGTACGGCAGAGCGGCAGTACCGCACCCCTCTGGAGTACGGCAGCCAGCGCACCCCAACGGCCCAGTGGACCGTGACCGGGGCTGGAGCGGTGATTTTGGACCAGGAAGGTCCCGGGCCCTATATTACCCATGTGACGCCAGGTCAAATTGTGGACAAGGGGGTCACCGACACCAACAACATGGGAGCCGCCATGACGCCCGCCGCCTACTCGACCATTTCCGCCCACCTGCGGGACACCGGCCGCTCCCCTGACTTCTACGATCTCATCGTCACCGGCGACCTGGGGGAGCTGGGCCGCACGCTGCTGCTGGAGCTGTTCCAGCGGGATGGGATCGACCTGTCCGACCGCCACACCGACTGCGGCCTGCTTATTTTCGACCGGGTACGCCAGGACGTCCACGCCGGCGGCTCGGGCTGCGGCTGCTGTGCCAGCGTGCTCACCGGCTATCTGGTAGAGGGGCTGCGCAGCGGCAAGTGGCAAAACATCCTCTTCTGCCCCACCGGAGCCCTCCACTCCCCTACCTCCTCCCTTCAGGGGGAGTCGGTACCGGGGATCTGCCACGCCGTGGCCTTGTCGGCCCAGCGTCCAAACACCAATTGAGAGGTGACCTTC
Encoded here:
- the spoVAD gene encoding stage V sporulation protein AD, coding for MSKKKLGQQTVALSHPPSFLTCANVVGQLEGQGPLGKTFDLIDSDDTFGESTWEKSESAMQKKALTLALDKLGQGASTLDWLFAGDLLNQCIGSSFAAREQHIPFFGLYGACSTMGEGLILASMALDGDFGRRAGVMASSHFCTAERQYRTPLEYGSQRTPTAQWTVTGAGAVILDQEGPGPYITHVTPGQIVDKGVTDTNNMGAAMTPAAYSTISAHLRDTGRSPDFYDLIVTGDLGELGRTLLLELFQRDGIDLSDRHTDCGLLIFDRVRQDVHAGGSGCGCCASVLTGYLVEGLRSGKWQNILFCPTGALHSPTSSLQGESVPGICHAVALSAQRPNTN